A genome region from Deltaproteobacteria bacterium includes the following:
- the fabG gene encoding 3-oxoacyl-ACP reductase FabG: MRLKDKVAIVTGAGRGIGEGIALRFAEEGAKVIVNDVNEADVNRTVETIKAKGGKAVAVAGSVASRETAQKMVDAAVQEFGTVDILVNNAGIVRDAMLHKMTDEQWDQVIEVNLKGVFLGIQCAARVMREKGYGKIINISSTSWRGNPGQLNYSATKAGVIGMTKTAAKELAPKGINVNVIAPGMIWTDMIKSMPPAIVERMEKGLAFIVPLNRKGLPQDIANLALFLASDESSFITGQLIHCDGGMIM; the protein is encoded by the coding sequence ATGAGACTCAAAGACAAAGTAGCCATCGTGACCGGAGCCGGACGGGGGATTGGAGAAGGCATCGCCCTGCGCTTTGCCGAGGAAGGGGCCAAAGTGATCGTGAATGATGTGAACGAGGCCGATGTTAACCGTACGGTAGAAACGATCAAAGCCAAAGGTGGAAAGGCTGTGGCCGTGGCCGGAAGCGTTGCTTCCCGGGAAACCGCCCAGAAAATGGTGGACGCGGCCGTGCAAGAATTCGGGACCGTGGACATTCTGGTAAACAATGCCGGGATCGTTCGCGATGCCATGCTCCACAAGATGACCGATGAGCAATGGGACCAGGTCATCGAGGTGAATCTGAAGGGTGTGTTTCTTGGCATTCAGTGCGCCGCCAGAGTGATGCGGGAGAAAGGATACGGAAAAATCATCAACATCTCCTCCACGAGCTGGCGGGGAAACCCGGGGCAGCTCAACTACTCGGCCACCAAAGCGGGCGTAATCGGTATGACCAAGACGGCGGCCAAGGAATTGGCACCTAAAGGGATCAACGTCAACGTCATCGCTCCCGGAATGATCTGGACGGACATGATCAAGTCCATGCCCCCGGCGATCGTTGAACGGATGGAAAAAGGCCTGGCCTTTATCGTTCCCCTGAACCGCAAAGGTTTGCCCCAGGACATCGCCAACCTGGCCCTTTTCCTGGCCTCGGATGAAAGCTCTTTTATCACCGGCCAGTTGATTCACTGCGACGGTGGGATGATTATGTAA
- a CDS encoding CoA-binding protein, whose translation MQRNSEIEFNLLFNPQSIALIGASNNIGKWGAIVFLNIILGGYQGQIYPVNPKEETIFRHKAYAKVSQIPESVDLAIIAIPAHLAMGALLDCIQKGVRMAIVITSDFSETGEEGARLEKELTETARSSGMRLVGPNTMGVFSASASLTALMPPVRPRRGNVSLVSQSGNIGTQMLGWGEKFAVGFSKYVSSGNEGDLRSEDYVSFFGKDPATKVVLTYIEGLDDGREFLQIAKEITPCKPIIAFKGGKTLAGARAAKSHSGAMAGVNELYEAAFRQAGIIWASTTEEMLEWAAAFSSLPLPRGNRVGILTRGGGWGVITADACNEIGLEVPPLDETIIQAMDAFLPTYWSRGNPVDMVATIGMEAYIKCLELLISWEKVDAVISLSGDAGPLATILPDVKKRAQTILSPEKMEKVMQQVSATRSQIYQRVGELIEKYQKPVFAVGANLVKGKGGAQTDFILPQFRTPERAARAAGKLYQYFRYRQAIGMER comes from the coding sequence CAACATCGGGAAATGGGGAGCCATTGTTTTTCTCAACATTATTCTGGGTGGTTACCAGGGGCAAATTTATCCGGTAAACCCGAAAGAGGAAACAATTTTTAGACACAAGGCCTATGCCAAAGTAAGTCAGATCCCTGAGTCAGTGGACTTAGCCATTATCGCCATTCCGGCCCACCTGGCTATGGGCGCGCTTCTGGATTGTATCCAGAAAGGCGTCCGCATGGCCATCGTCATCACCTCCGATTTCAGCGAGACCGGAGAAGAAGGCGCCCGCCTGGAAAAAGAATTGACCGAGACCGCTCGCTCTTCCGGGATGCGCTTGGTAGGGCCGAATACCATGGGAGTCTTCAGCGCTTCAGCCAGCCTGACGGCCCTTATGCCTCCTGTGCGGCCGAGAAGGGGGAATGTTTCCCTTGTCTCTCAAAGCGGAAATATCGGAACGCAAATGCTCGGCTGGGGGGAGAAGTTTGCCGTGGGTTTCAGCAAATACGTGAGTAGCGGGAATGAAGGGGATCTGCGGTCAGAAGATTACGTGTCTTTCTTCGGTAAAGATCCGGCGACCAAAGTCGTCCTCACCTACATCGAAGGCCTGGATGATGGACGGGAATTTTTGCAGATTGCCAAGGAGATTACGCCCTGCAAACCGATTATTGCTTTCAAGGGGGGAAAAACCCTCGCGGGTGCCCGGGCGGCCAAATCGCACAGTGGCGCCATGGCCGGAGTGAATGAGTTATATGAAGCGGCATTCCGGCAAGCTGGCATTATCTGGGCTTCCACGACGGAAGAGATGCTGGAATGGGCCGCGGCCTTTTCTTCCCTCCCCTTGCCCCGCGGAAATCGAGTAGGAATTCTTACCCGGGGAGGCGGATGGGGAGTGATTACAGCCGATGCCTGCAATGAGATCGGACTGGAAGTGCCTCCGCTGGATGAAACCATCATCCAGGCGATGGATGCTTTTCTTCCAACCTATTGGAGCCGAGGAAATCCAGTGGATATGGTGGCTACGATTGGCATGGAAGCCTATATAAAATGCCTGGAGCTGCTGATCTCCTGGGAGAAGGTGGACGCCGTGATTTCCCTGAGCGGGGATGCCGGTCCACTGGCCACGATTCTTCCCGATGTCAAAAAAAGGGCGCAGACCATCCTTTCCCCTGAAAAGATGGAAAAAGTTATGCAACAAGTCTCCGCAACCCGGTCCCAGATTTACCAGCGGGTGGGCGAGCTAATAGAAAAATACCAGAAGCCCGTTTTTGCCGTGGGGGCCAATCTGGTAAAGGGAAAAGGGGGAGCCCAAACCGATTTTATTTTACCCCAATTCCGTACTCCCGAGCGCGCGGCCCGGGCGGCGGGTAAGCTTTATCAATATTTTCGATATCGCCAAGCGATCGGAATGGAAAGATGA